In Corynebacterium matruchotii, a single genomic region encodes these proteins:
- a CDS encoding substrate-binding domain-containing protein, which translates to MFSTKLRKTLAVVASATLLCAGLAACNRDSGGNNATGDHTTTGSASAKTITFALSTQANPFFVQMRESAQKKADELGLAINFQDAADDSATQSNQLANAAASGTGVVIINPTDSDAMAPAVQQLVDEKIPVVAVDRAVNNANVASYIASDNETGGKQAAKVLSDAINGEGEILVLQGKTGSSASRERGKGFDEGLKDNPNIKVVAKQTAEFERAKGLDVTTNLLQAHPNVKAIFAENDEMALGAIEALGSKAGKDVKVIGFDGAEDALKAIKDGRMYASIAQQPVKMAEQAVIEASKLLKGETATKKMQVEVVAATKENVDKFSS; encoded by the coding sequence ATGTTCAGCACTAAGCTTCGCAAAACACTTGCGGTCGTAGCCTCAGCAACTTTGCTTTGCGCCGGTCTCGCTGCCTGCAACCGCGACTCCGGCGGCAACAATGCCACCGGCGATCACACCACAACCGGCAGCGCCTCCGCCAAGACAATCACCTTCGCCCTGTCCACCCAAGCCAACCCCTTCTTTGTGCAAATGCGTGAAAGCGCCCAGAAAAAGGCCGATGAGCTGGGTCTTGCCATCAATTTCCAGGATGCAGCCGATGATTCCGCCACCCAATCTAACCAGTTGGCCAATGCCGCGGCTTCCGGCACTGGCGTGGTGATTATCAACCCCACAGACTCCGACGCCATGGCGCCGGCAGTGCAACAATTAGTTGATGAAAAAATCCCAGTCGTGGCGGTCGACCGCGCCGTCAATAACGCGAATGTTGCCTCCTATATCGCTTCCGATAACGAAACCGGCGGCAAGCAAGCCGCTAAGGTCCTATCGGATGCCATCAACGGGGAGGGCGAAATCCTGGTGTTGCAAGGCAAGACCGGCTCCTCAGCCTCCCGGGAACGAGGCAAGGGTTTTGATGAAGGGCTCAAAGACAACCCCAATATCAAGGTTGTTGCTAAGCAAACCGCCGAATTTGAGCGCGCCAAGGGCCTGGATGTGACCACGAACCTGCTACAAGCCCATCCGAACGTCAAGGCCATTTTCGCAGAAAACGATGAGATGGCCCTAGGCGCCATTGAAGCATTAGGAAGCAAGGCGGGGAAAGACGTGAAGGTAATCGGCTTCGACGGCGCCGAAGATGCGCTAAAGGCCATCAAAGACGGTCGCATGTATGCGTCGATTGCCCAACAACCCGTAAAAATGGCGGAGCAGGCCGTGATCGAGGCTTCGAAACTGTTAAAGGGGGAAACCGCCACCAAGAAGATGCAGGTGGAGGTTGTGGCAGCGACGAAAGAGAATGTTGACAAGTTCAGCAGCTAA
- the rbsD gene encoding D-ribose pyranase — translation MKRDGLLNPQLNQAIARLGHTDTFAICDCGLPLPPQARIIDLTLIHGVPSFEQVAEAILKEVVIEKVTIATQTPDVIINTLPADAPITKIDHEDFKKQINDCTFVVRTGSTTPYANAIYYCGVSF, via the coding sequence ATGAAACGTGATGGATTGCTGAATCCTCAATTGAACCAGGCTATTGCCCGCCTAGGCCATACCGATACCTTTGCCATCTGCGACTGCGGTCTCCCGCTCCCTCCCCAGGCAAGAATTATTGACCTGACGCTGATTCATGGGGTCCCTAGCTTTGAACAGGTCGCCGAAGCCATTCTTAAAGAAGTTGTCATCGAAAAAGTCACCATCGCCACCCAAACCCCCGATGTGATAATCAACACATTACCGGCGGATGCGCCCATAACGAAGATAGATCATGAAGACTTTAAGAAGCAGATCAATGACTGCACTTTCGTCGTTCGCACTGGTTCTACCACGCCTTATGCAAACGCGATTTATTACTGTGGAGTCTCGTTTTAA
- a CDS encoding ribokinase has protein sequence MSIIVVGSINADLAVQVHRHPKPGETLMGSGGTITPGGKGANQAVAAALQGASVRFVGAVGNDAYATPALRCLTKSGVDLTGISHVEDTTGLAVIAISADGENTIIVIPGANAWVDAEAVKQHATDIAAADIVLLQGEIPAEGFQAAVDAATHRVVINLAPVVPVDRDALLQADPLMANEHEAALVLQQLGHEVAEEDSKNPEKLAADLLDAGFASVVLTLGAAGALVATPEGSELVPSPKVTAVDTTGAGDAFAGALVARLDAGDSLLDAAHHAVRVAAYAVTGRGAQDSYPTKDDQLPQV, from the coding sequence ATGAGCATTATCGTTGTTGGCTCAATCAACGCCGACCTGGCGGTACAGGTCCATCGTCACCCTAAACCCGGCGAAACGCTTATGGGTAGCGGGGGCACGATTACCCCCGGGGGTAAGGGTGCAAATCAGGCGGTCGCGGCAGCACTCCAGGGTGCATCGGTGCGCTTTGTTGGTGCCGTCGGTAATGATGCCTACGCCACCCCCGCATTACGATGCCTCACCAAATCCGGAGTCGACCTCACCGGTATCAGCCACGTTGAGGACACCACCGGCCTAGCCGTCATCGCAATCTCGGCCGATGGTGAAAACACCATCATCGTCATACCCGGCGCGAATGCCTGGGTCGATGCAGAAGCGGTGAAGCAGCATGCCACTGACATTGCTGCCGCCGATATCGTGTTGCTCCAGGGTGAGATTCCCGCCGAGGGTTTCCAGGCAGCAGTTGATGCCGCCACTCACCGCGTGGTGATTAACCTTGCCCCGGTTGTCCCCGTGGATCGTGATGCTCTGCTCCAAGCAGATCCGCTCATGGCGAATGAACACGAAGCCGCCCTGGTGCTGCAACAATTAGGCCATGAAGTCGCCGAAGAAGACAGCAAGAATCCAGAGAAGCTGGCCGCAGACCTATTGGATGCTGGTTTCGCCTCTGTGGTGCTCACCTTGGGGGCTGCCGGTGCCTTGGTGGCTACCCCGGAGGGCAGCGAGCTTGTGCCTTCCCCTAAGGTCACCGCGGTGGACACCACCGGCGCCGGTGATGCATTCGCTGGTGCCCTGGTGGCCCGGCTGGATGCCGGAGATTCGCTCCTGGATGCCGCCCATCATGCAGTGCGAGTGGCCGCTTATGCTGTCACTGGTCGAGGCGCCCAAGACTCCTATCCCACGAAGGATGACCAACTGCCGCAGGTGTAG
- a CDS encoding Maf family protein: MRIILASGSASRKSILESAGITPVLHPADVDEDAIIATLTDVAPEDVVLALAHAKATMVATEHPHDVVIGADSMLLLDGELQGKPHTETEAINRWHRQRGKTAQLITGHHIIAPSTNYCAAATTTVRFAADITDADIAAYAATGEPLPCAGAFTLEALGGWFIDRIEGDPSNVIGLSLPVVRRALYHFGYDVHDFWNRRKAE; this comes from the coding sequence ATGCGTATTATTCTTGCCTCTGGATCCGCATCTCGAAAATCTATTCTAGAATCCGCCGGGATAACACCTGTGCTTCACCCTGCTGATGTAGATGAAGACGCTATTATCGCTACCCTTACCGACGTCGCCCCCGAGGATGTGGTGCTCGCGCTAGCTCATGCTAAGGCAACCATGGTTGCCACCGAGCATCCGCATGATGTGGTGATTGGTGCGGATTCCATGTTGCTGCTCGACGGCGAGCTTCAGGGTAAGCCTCATACCGAGACAGAGGCGATAAACCGCTGGCACAGGCAACGCGGTAAAACCGCGCAGCTCATCACCGGCCATCACATTATTGCGCCGAGCACCAACTATTGCGCGGCAGCGACAACCACCGTGCGGTTTGCCGCGGACATCACTGATGCCGACATTGCCGCCTACGCCGCAACTGGGGAACCGTTGCCGTGCGCGGGCGCATTTACGCTAGAGGCCTTGGGTGGTTGGTTTATTGATCGTATCGAAGGGGATCCTTCGAACGTCATTGGGTTATCTCTGCCGGTGGTTCGGCGTGCCCTGTACCATTTTGGGTATGATGTACACGATTTTTGGAACCGTCGAAAAGCAGAATAA
- a CDS encoding DUF3151 domain-containing protein, producing the protein MTQFNDMLAPPPIKLPKDLVPTPITESVVLAHPASPLAWATLAEEKIAAAAATPDDPATQAVAYAYARTGYHRSLDRLRANGWKGWGPVPYSHLPNQGVLRAIAALARASVMIGDQAEYDRCRQMLSDADPDCVGPLLDEPLK; encoded by the coding sequence ATGACACAATTTAACGACATGCTTGCCCCGCCACCAATCAAGTTGCCGAAAGACCTGGTGCCCACCCCCATCACCGAGTCTGTGGTGTTGGCACACCCGGCATCACCGTTAGCGTGGGCCACCCTTGCCGAAGAGAAGATCGCTGCGGCCGCTGCTACCCCCGACGATCCGGCAACGCAGGCTGTGGCCTACGCCTATGCCCGTACCGGCTATCACCGCAGCTTGGACCGGCTGCGCGCCAATGGTTGGAAGGGTTGGGGTCCGGTACCGTATTCGCATCTGCCGAATCAGGGCGTGTTGCGTGCGATTGCCGCGCTGGCCCGGGCATCCGTAATGATTGGCGATCAGGCTGAGTATGACCGGTGTCGCCAGATGTTGTCCGACGCGGACCCGGACTGTGTGGGACCGCTGCTTGACGAACCGCTCAAATAG
- a CDS encoding acyltransferase family protein, which yields MEQLNASKYRYDLDGLRGIAIAFVVLFHVFVGRVSGGVDVFLLLSGYFFLGAQLRYATREGANLNPWWPFWRTLRRLVPVLVVVLGATVLTVALITPELRNLNLASQVWACLGYYQNWMLASQGASYGAASNKVSPLQHLWSMAVQGQFYIFAILLATVVAIFARRLIAAGKTASPRRLAGPTLLLVTIASFVCATYLYISENQSLNYYSTFSRMWELTLGALLALFATRIKLNPRLQRFFSWIGLVLVLTTGLVMDGVKQFPGPATLYPLGGAALVVLGGGHGVNWLAGRFMRWLGTIAYPLYLWHWPMLILVTVYYNKTHPSIIMGVIVIAVSLLLADLSHRFIEEPLRQHGKRPMAGDHRAIEALQQLKQAWAARFRLLGAILIAVLVAVIAYVPVIWQDDVQRASQMRLDPTLYPGAAALGAARIPEVEPQPDPYMLADLVSPAWKDGCMSFLHDNPEEIAIDRYPEKCVYGDKTADKLVYVVGGSHAEQWMAALDELGKQHHFRVVPIVRQSCPAFAEDRDDGFTPECAIFNRKMLERLRTDKPDVVITNSTRPLLERGSFLDEAPISYRTLWDFLSRENIPFVGLRDNPWFLNPDGTGQMVSECWKETHDLQKCGRPRSDIYSPTDPAAQYLTAPNQVAVDTSQWLCPNNFCPPVIGNIYVYRDGNHMSDDYVLTLVPFLWDKIKNVIEAAPVREKERPVTAQKGVHKGSAPATAADSAGGAGETASVPVAVPSEPAVSGEVQPGAPAAPGDYPRQLTNTNRSPTTATSREPASIPGNAAELHDLNDSLLP from the coding sequence ATGGAGCAACTCAACGCAAGTAAATACCGCTATGACCTCGATGGGCTCCGCGGTATTGCCATTGCCTTTGTGGTGCTCTTCCACGTGTTCGTCGGTAGAGTCTCCGGCGGCGTCGACGTTTTCCTCCTACTGTCAGGTTATTTTTTCCTCGGCGCCCAACTTCGCTATGCGACGCGGGAAGGCGCCAACCTCAACCCCTGGTGGCCATTCTGGCGTACCCTCCGACGCCTGGTGCCCGTGCTCGTTGTTGTCTTAGGCGCCACCGTCCTCACCGTCGCTCTCATCACCCCAGAGCTACGCAACCTCAATCTGGCGTCCCAAGTATGGGCATGTCTTGGCTACTACCAAAACTGGATGTTGGCATCCCAAGGCGCATCATATGGTGCCGCCAGTAATAAGGTCTCCCCGCTGCAACATTTGTGGTCCATGGCGGTTCAGGGACAGTTTTATATTTTTGCTATCCTGCTGGCGACCGTGGTGGCGATTTTTGCCCGTAGACTTATCGCCGCGGGAAAAACCGCGAGTCCCCGCCGATTAGCGGGTCCCACGCTGCTGCTGGTCACTATTGCCTCCTTCGTATGTGCCACCTACCTTTATATTTCGGAAAACCAGTCGCTGAACTACTATTCCACGTTCTCCCGAATGTGGGAGCTCACCTTAGGTGCCCTGCTGGCGCTGTTCGCCACCCGCATCAAACTCAATCCGCGGCTGCAACGATTCTTCAGCTGGATTGGGTTAGTGCTTGTGCTCACCACCGGTTTAGTTATGGATGGTGTGAAACAGTTCCCTGGACCGGCCACGCTCTACCCGCTCGGTGGTGCAGCATTGGTAGTCCTCGGCGGTGGCCACGGGGTGAATTGGCTGGCCGGAAGGTTTATGCGATGGTTGGGCACCATCGCATACCCACTCTACCTGTGGCATTGGCCCATGCTGATTCTGGTCACGGTCTACTACAACAAAACCCACCCCAGCATTATCATGGGCGTCATCGTCATCGCCGTATCACTGTTGCTGGCGGATTTATCACACCGGTTCATTGAGGAACCGCTACGCCAACACGGCAAACGCCCCATGGCTGGTGACCACCGTGCCATTGAAGCACTGCAACAATTAAAACAGGCATGGGCCGCCCGATTCCGCCTGCTCGGCGCCATCCTCATCGCAGTGCTCGTGGCCGTGATCGCCTACGTACCCGTCATTTGGCAAGATGACGTGCAGCGGGCATCACAAATGCGACTAGACCCGACACTATATCCGGGGGCGGCAGCCTTGGGAGCGGCCCGCATCCCCGAGGTCGAACCCCAACCCGACCCATACATGTTGGCGGACCTGGTGTCACCAGCGTGGAAAGACGGTTGCATGTCGTTCCTCCACGACAATCCAGAAGAAATCGCCATTGATCGCTACCCAGAAAAATGCGTGTATGGGGATAAAACCGCCGACAAACTCGTATACGTAGTCGGCGGATCCCACGCGGAACAATGGATGGCCGCCCTGGACGAACTCGGAAAACAACATCACTTCCGGGTTGTGCCTATCGTGCGCCAAAGCTGTCCGGCATTCGCCGAAGACCGGGACGATGGCTTCACACCCGAATGCGCGATTTTTAACCGGAAAATGCTGGAACGGCTCCGCACCGACAAACCCGATGTGGTGATTACCAACTCCACCCGGCCATTGCTGGAGCGCGGCAGCTTCCTCGACGAGGCGCCCATTTCCTACCGCACCCTGTGGGATTTCCTATCCCGCGAGAACATCCCGTTTGTTGGGTTGCGCGATAACCCATGGTTCCTCAACCCCGATGGCACAGGGCAGATGGTGTCCGAATGCTGGAAAGAAACCCACGATCTGCAAAAATGTGGGCGGCCACGATCCGATATCTATTCCCCAACGGATCCCGCTGCACAATACTTGACCGCGCCAAACCAGGTGGCGGTGGACACCTCCCAATGGCTCTGCCCTAATAATTTCTGCCCACCGGTGATCGGCAATATCTATGTGTACCGCGACGGCAACCACATGTCCGATGACTATGTGCTGACGCTGGTCCCCTTCCTATGGGACAAGATTAAAAACGTCATTGAGGCCGCACCGGTTCGAGAAAAAGAACGACCGGTTACCGCTCAAAAAGGCGTACACAAGGGCAGCGCGCCTGCCACTGCAGCCGATAGTGCTGGTGGCGCGGGCGAAACTGCGTCGGTTCCGGTCGCGGTCCCCTCGGAACCCGCAGTGTCGGGCGAGGTGCAGCCAGGCGCCCCAGCTGCCCCGGGGGATTATCCGCGGCAGCTGACCAACACAAATCGGTCCCCAACAACCGCAACAAGCAGGGAACCCGCCAGCATTCCGGGCAATGCCGCTGAGCTGCACGATCTTAACGATTCCCTACTGCCCTAG
- a CDS encoding Cj0069 family protein encodes MHKSIVVFEVEGGSDKFIDGHRKDTMPIVNAIKDAGWHAEVVYYRPEWAETLFEYVSSNFDAYISRVNPGNIPGGEKGYFDLLTKLSEAGLVGMSTPAEMMAYGAKDALVKLKDTDLVPSDTAAYYDVETFHKTFPTSLSYGERVLKQNRGSTGSGIWRVQLEDKELAASVTPGTALPLDTKLRCTEAVDNHTEIRELGEFMDFCDQYIIGDNGMLVDMRFMPRIVEGEIRILLVGPHPVFVVHKKPAAGGDNFSATLFSGAKYTYDKPESWQDLVDMFAAARPVIAEKLGGDNIPLIWTADFMLADAEDGSDTYVLGEINCSCVGFTSELHMGIQELVAKEAIGRVEAKNT; translated from the coding sequence GTGCACAAAAGCATCGTGGTTTTTGAAGTCGAAGGTGGCTCCGACAAATTCATTGACGGGCACCGAAAAGATACTATGCCCATCGTTAATGCCATTAAAGACGCTGGTTGGCATGCCGAAGTAGTGTACTACCGGCCAGAATGGGCCGAAACCCTATTCGAATATGTTTCTTCGAATTTCGATGCTTATATTTCCCGCGTGAACCCCGGAAACATTCCCGGTGGGGAAAAGGGCTACTTTGATCTGCTCACCAAACTCAGCGAAGCCGGCCTGGTGGGCATGTCAACCCCAGCCGAGATGATGGCCTATGGCGCCAAGGATGCTCTGGTCAAACTCAAAGACACCGACCTTGTGCCCTCCGACACCGCCGCCTACTACGACGTGGAAACCTTCCACAAGACCTTCCCCACCTCCTTGTCCTACGGGGAACGAGTTCTGAAGCAAAACCGTGGCTCCACCGGCTCCGGCATTTGGCGCGTGCAACTTGAAGACAAAGAACTCGCAGCCAGCGTCACCCCCGGAACCGCCCTGCCGCTTGACACTAAACTCCGCTGCACCGAGGCCGTGGACAATCACACCGAAATCCGGGAACTCGGCGAATTCATGGATTTCTGCGATCAATACATCATTGGTGACAATGGCATGCTCGTCGACATGCGGTTCATGCCCCGCATTGTCGAAGGGGAAATCCGTATCCTCCTGGTTGGCCCTCACCCGGTATTTGTGGTTCACAAGAAGCCGGCCGCCGGCGGCGATAACTTCTCCGCTACCCTCTTCTCTGGCGCAAAATACACCTACGACAAGCCCGAATCCTGGCAAGACCTGGTCGACATGTTTGCTGCCGCCCGCCCAGTCATCGCCGAAAAACTCGGCGGCGACAATATCCCACTGATCTGGACTGCCGACTTCATGCTTGCCGATGCGGAAGACGGATCCGACACCTACGTTCTCGGGGAAATCAACTGCTCCTGCGTCGGATTCACCTCCGAACTCCACATGGGCATCCAAGAGCTTGTGGCGAAGGAAGCCATTGGCCGAGTCGAGGCCAAGAACACCTAA
- a CDS encoding sulfurtransferase, translating into MPASFDPQPQFQNYAHPERLVSASWLSARLGTPGLRVVESDADPLQYDIGHIPGAVRIDWRRELNDPLSRDLLTAESFAALMSAKGINRDDTVVVYGDKANSWAAFTIWVFELFGHQDVRLLDGGRDAWMAEERDTSFVVPDYPPTQYPVVERDDVTNRAFVADVLAGITKLSKNGAEGQSSDPSNDTIAIVDVRNGKEYMGDIPDNSPDSGVIRHGHIPSAINICWENSVLVNARFRSVSDLKAAFAPALKAEKVFVYCYQGHQAAHAWFVLKYLLGHNNVVNYDGSWAEWGNMIRMPVRKGSDPDNVEMSLSWTGTHML; encoded by the coding sequence ATGCCCGCTTCTTTTGACCCCCAGCCGCAATTTCAAAATTATGCACATCCTGAGCGACTCGTGTCAGCGTCCTGGCTCTCAGCCCGCCTGGGCACCCCCGGACTGCGAGTCGTGGAATCCGATGCCGACCCACTACAGTATGACATCGGGCACATCCCAGGCGCAGTCCGCATTGATTGGCGACGCGAATTAAACGATCCATTGTCCCGAGACCTCTTGACCGCCGAAAGCTTTGCTGCACTCATGTCGGCAAAGGGCATCAATCGAGACGACACGGTGGTCGTGTATGGAGATAAAGCAAATTCCTGGGCGGCTTTTACCATATGGGTATTCGAATTATTCGGGCACCAGGACGTGCGACTGCTCGATGGGGGACGCGACGCATGGATGGCGGAGGAACGCGACACGTCTTTTGTGGTGCCAGACTACCCGCCCACACAATACCCGGTGGTGGAACGAGACGATGTAACCAATCGGGCATTCGTGGCCGACGTACTCGCCGGAATAACGAAGCTTTCCAAGAATGGCGCAGAAGGCCAATCATCCGACCCGAGCAACGACACAATTGCGATCGTAGATGTCCGAAATGGGAAAGAATACATGGGAGACATTCCCGACAACTCCCCTGATTCAGGGGTAATTCGACACGGTCACATTCCCTCCGCAATCAATATTTGCTGGGAAAACTCGGTGCTCGTGAATGCCCGATTCCGATCAGTCTCGGATCTCAAAGCCGCCTTTGCGCCAGCGCTAAAAGCCGAAAAAGTGTTCGTATATTGCTACCAGGGACATCAGGCAGCTCACGCATGGTTCGTATTAAAATACCTGCTCGGACACAATAATGTGGTTAATTATGATGGTTCATGGGCAGAATGGGGAAATATGATACGTATGCCTGTTCGAAAAGGATCCGATCCCGATAATGTGGAAATGTCGCTTTCGTGGACGGGAACCCACATGTTATAA
- a CDS encoding acetyl/propionyl/methylcrotonyl-CoA carboxylase subunit alpha: MTVESRKITKILVANRGEIAIRVIRAARDAGIPSVAVYAEPDANAPFVSLADEAFALGGQNSAESYLVFDKILDAAKKSGANAIHPGYGFLSENGDFAEAVINAGLIWIGPSPQSIRDLGDKVTARHIAQRAKAPMAPGTKEPVKDVNEVVAFAEEFGLPIAIKAAFGGGGRGMKVAYTKEEVPELYESATREALAAFGRGECFVERYMDKARHVECQVLADMHGNVIVAGTRDCSLQRRFQKLVEEAPAPFLTEEQRTTLHESAKRICKEAGYYGAGTVEYLVDSTGLINFLEVNTRLQVEHPVTEVTTGLDLVREQFRIAEGKELHIKQDPTPRGHAFEFRINGEDAGSNFMPAPGAITKYVEPSGPGVRMDSGVREGSVVGGQFDSMLAKLIVFGETREEALQRSRRALSEYVIEGMPTVVPFHRHIVENPAFVGDDTHFDVYTKWIEEEWENPIPPYVDPADAEEAEEATPNQKVVVEIDGRRVEIALPGDLALAGGGAGGAKKKAKKRRSGGSKAGVSGDAVAAPMQGTVIKVNVEEGQEVAEGEVVVVLEAMKMENPVKAHKSGVVTDLAVSAGEGVTKGSVMMELK, encoded by the coding sequence GTGACTGTGGAATCAAGGAAAATCACTAAAATTCTTGTCGCCAACCGCGGCGAGATCGCCATTCGTGTTATCCGTGCTGCTCGTGATGCTGGAATCCCCAGCGTTGCGGTGTATGCCGAACCAGATGCCAATGCCCCTTTTGTCAGCCTTGCTGATGAAGCTTTCGCTTTAGGCGGCCAAAACTCCGCAGAGTCTTACCTGGTCTTTGACAAGATCCTCGATGCTGCTAAGAAATCTGGGGCGAACGCTATTCACCCCGGATACGGTTTCTTGTCCGAAAATGGCGACTTTGCCGAGGCCGTCATCAATGCCGGCTTGATCTGGATCGGTCCGTCCCCACAGTCGATTCGGGACTTGGGCGATAAAGTCACCGCCCGCCACATTGCCCAGCGCGCCAAGGCCCCCATGGCCCCGGGCACGAAAGAGCCGGTGAAAGACGTCAATGAAGTAGTAGCATTCGCCGAGGAATTCGGGTTGCCCATTGCTATTAAGGCTGCTTTCGGCGGTGGCGGCCGCGGCATGAAAGTGGCTTACACCAAGGAAGAAGTCCCAGAGCTTTACGAATCCGCCACCCGTGAGGCATTAGCCGCATTCGGCCGAGGCGAATGCTTCGTGGAACGATACATGGACAAGGCCCGACACGTGGAATGCCAGGTGCTGGCCGACATGCATGGCAATGTGATCGTGGCCGGTACCCGTGACTGCTCGTTGCAGCGCCGGTTCCAAAAGCTCGTGGAGGAGGCCCCGGCTCCCTTCCTCACCGAGGAGCAGCGCACCACTTTGCATGAATCTGCGAAACGGATCTGCAAGGAGGCCGGCTACTACGGTGCCGGCACGGTGGAATACCTGGTGGACTCCACCGGGCTCATTAACTTCCTGGAAGTCAATACCCGGTTGCAGGTGGAACACCCGGTGACAGAGGTCACGACCGGTTTGGATCTGGTGCGGGAACAGTTCCGCATCGCCGAAGGCAAAGAGCTGCACATCAAGCAGGATCCCACGCCTCGCGGGCACGCATTCGAATTCCGCATCAACGGTGAAGATGCCGGCAGCAACTTCATGCCGGCCCCCGGTGCGATCACCAAATATGTTGAGCCGTCCGGCCCCGGTGTGCGCATGGATTCTGGTGTGCGAGAAGGCTCCGTGGTTGGGGGCCAGTTCGACTCAATGTTGGCAAAGTTGATTGTGTTCGGTGAAACCCGTGAGGAAGCATTGCAGCGCTCCCGGCGCGCACTGTCCGAATATGTGATCGAAGGCATGCCAACTGTGGTGCCATTCCACCGGCATATTGTGGAGAATCCGGCCTTTGTTGGTGATGATACGCACTTTGATGTGTATACCAAGTGGATTGAGGAGGAATGGGAGAACCCGATTCCGCCCTATGTTGATCCTGCGGATGCGGAGGAAGCGGAAGAAGCTACCCCGAACCAAAAGGTTGTGGTGGAGATTGATGGCCGGCGGGTTGAGATTGCGCTACCGGGTGATTTGGCGTTGGCTGGCGGCGGTGCTGGTGGCGCTAAGAAGAAGGCAAAGAAGCGTCGTTCCGGTGGTTCTAAGGCGGGTGTTTCTGGTGATGCCGTGGCCGCCCCGATGCAGGGCACTGTGATTAAGGTGAATGTGGAGGAAGGCCAGGAGGTCGCCGAGGGCGAAGTCGTGGTGGTTTTGGAGGCCATGAAGATGGAGAACCCGGTGAAGGCCCATAAGTCTGGGGTGGTCACTGATTTGGCGGTTTCTGCTGGTGAAGGCGTGACCAAGGGTTCGGTCATGATGGAACTGAAGTAG
- a CDS encoding glucose PTS transporter subunit IIA, with protein sequence MTSSTTPTTVEVVAPIAGTIIDITDVPDPVLSKKSVGDGFGISAPPGGTVVSPVTGTVIMVAKTLHAVGFKTESGLQFLVHLGIDTVELEGKPFTLTIAKGDEVKAGQNIGTMDVEAIKEGGKDTTTVVTVTNTAKKLDHIDVDEGPAEAGDKVAVAYVKAEPPVLQAAPTPKELTPAENPNRPAELTGYDALAWDIIDNIGGKENVRSVTYCITRVRFYLKDTTKAETDIITNLNGVRDVVQAGGQYQVVVGPEVEEVYNAVMSQLGEVSSS encoded by the coding sequence GTGACTAGTTCTACAACGCCAACCACCGTTGAAGTGGTGGCACCTATCGCCGGCACCATCATTGATATCACTGATGTGCCCGATCCAGTTTTATCGAAGAAATCTGTGGGCGATGGTTTTGGAATCAGTGCACCACCCGGCGGCACTGTAGTTTCGCCGGTGACCGGCACTGTCATAATGGTGGCGAAAACCCTCCATGCGGTGGGTTTTAAAACCGAGTCTGGCCTGCAATTTCTCGTGCACCTGGGCATTGACACCGTGGAATTAGAAGGCAAACCCTTCACCCTGACCATCGCCAAAGGGGACGAGGTTAAAGCCGGGCAAAACATTGGCACCATGGATGTTGAGGCAATCAAAGAAGGCGGTAAAGATACCACCACCGTGGTGACGGTGACGAACACCGCCAAAAAACTCGACCACATTGACGTCGACGAGGGGCCCGCCGAAGCCGGTGACAAAGTCGCTGTGGCCTACGTCAAGGCGGAACCGCCCGTGCTGCAGGCTGCACCCACCCCCAAGGAGCTGACGCCTGCCGAAAATCCCAACCGGCCCGCGGAGCTCACCGGCTATGATGCCCTGGCCTGGGACATTATCGACAACATTGGTGGCAAGGAAAACGTCCGTAGCGTCACATACTGCATCACCCGGGTGCGGTTCTACCTGAAGGACACTACCAAGGCCGAAACTGACATCATCACCAACCTCAACGGTGTCCGCGACGTGGTGCAGGCTGGCGGCCAATACCAGGTGGTGGTCGGGCCCGAAGTGGAAGAAGTATATAACGCAGTCATGTCCCAACTTGGCGAAGTCAGTAGCAGCTAA